In Methanoregula sp., a single genomic region encodes these proteins:
- the priS gene encoding DNA primase catalytic subunit PriS — protein sequence MNPATTAFVRQRFTEYYRKTVLVAPPALEQREWGFVLFNPGASEMRMRRHVGFSGRDELFEYLKNVVPQHTYYSTAYYETPDAGTMADKGWCGADLIFDLDADHIVRGAYDLMLARVKEETEKLLAILLDEFGMDPRTIELVFSGGRGYHVHVRDLAFRNWGSAERRELIDYVCGIGIDPAVMLTGKNTQVPGWPNRYRAALTEYLQWIGSLPEPEAMAHLTGMEGIGKESAITFLKKREEILAEIARHPSASILKTNRVLSVVVAQQEGEFKKRVLARAALADEPVTTDTKRLIRLPTSLHGGSGMRVQPLELRELHTFDPLTDAVVFGTRDIKVDCRFALKMPMLGSAYELQKGIITVPEAVAVFLCCRGMAEIA from the coding sequence ATGAACCCGGCAACAACTGCATTTGTACGGCAGCGGTTTACTGAGTACTACCGGAAAACCGTGCTTGTTGCACCACCGGCACTCGAGCAGCGCGAATGGGGATTTGTACTCTTCAATCCCGGTGCATCCGAGATGCGCATGCGACGGCACGTGGGATTTTCCGGCCGGGATGAACTGTTCGAATATCTCAAAAATGTTGTGCCACAGCACACCTATTACTCGACTGCCTATTACGAGACACCGGATGCCGGCACCATGGCGGACAAAGGCTGGTGCGGGGCAGACCTGATCTTCGATCTCGATGCGGATCATATCGTGCGGGGGGCGTATGACCTGATGCTTGCCCGGGTAAAAGAGGAGACCGAAAAACTCCTCGCCATCCTTCTCGATGAATTCGGCATGGATCCCAGGACCATCGAGCTGGTCTTTTCCGGAGGCCGGGGATACCATGTCCATGTCCGGGATCTCGCGTTCCGTAACTGGGGTAGCGCAGAGCGCCGGGAACTGATCGATTATGTCTGTGGAATCGGGATCGACCCGGCGGTAATGCTGACGGGAAAGAATACACAAGTGCCGGGCTGGCCGAACCGGTACCGGGCTGCACTTACGGAGTACCTCCAGTGGATCGGATCCCTGCCCGAGCCGGAAGCGATGGCACATCTCACCGGCATGGAAGGGATCGGGAAAGAGTCCGCGATCACGTTTTTAAAAAAGCGGGAGGAGATCCTTGCCGAGATCGCACGTCATCCCTCGGCCAGTATCTTAAAAACAAACCGTGTCCTGTCCGTTGTCGTCGCCCAGCAGGAAGGCGAGTTCAAAAAACGAGTGCTCGCCCGTGCAGCCCTTGCTGATGAACCGGTTACTACGGACACAAAACGGCTGATCCGCCTGCCCACATCCCTGCATGGCGGGAGTGGTATGCGGGTGCAGCCGCTCGAGCTCCGCGAGCTGCATACATTCGACCCGCTTACTGACGCTGTGGTCTTCGGGACCCGGGATATTAAGGTGGACTGCCGGTTTGCGCTTAAGATGCCGATGCTCGGAAGTGCTTATGAGCTCCAAAAAGGCATCATTACAGTACCGGAAGCAGTCGCCGTATTCCTCTGCTGTCGCGGCATGGCAGAGATTGCCTGA